The following are from one region of the Pantoea cypripedii genome:
- a CDS encoding aldo/keto reductase — MQYINLGRTGLQVSRLCLGCMSYGEPDRLPQPWSLEEDKSRPLIRQALEAGINFFDTANIYSGGSSEEIVGKALSDMAQRDEIVVATKAFFPWRNSPNTGFLSRKALFKSIDDSLMRLGMDYVDLYQIHRFDHATPVEETMEALHDIVKSGKVRYIGASSMQAWRFAKMQHCADSNGWTRFVSMQPQYNLLYREEEREMLPQCLDQGVGVIPWSPMARGRLTRDWSENTYRSENDAFAMKMYQNAAELDKPIVNVVAQIAARHGVPRAHVALAWLLSKPVITAPIVGATKPDHLSTAIGALNFSLSESEIAELEAPYLPHPVDGIIPPLSDIPPSITPPTIA; from the coding sequence ATGCAATATATAAACCTAGGTCGTACAGGATTACAGGTTTCTCGTTTATGCCTTGGTTGTATGAGCTACGGCGAACCAGACCGTCTCCCACAGCCCTGGTCACTCGAGGAAGATAAATCTCGTCCGCTTATCAGACAAGCGTTAGAAGCTGGAATCAACTTTTTTGATACAGCGAACATCTACTCTGGGGGCAGTTCTGAAGAAATTGTAGGAAAAGCATTAAGCGACATGGCCCAGCGGGATGAAATTGTCGTGGCCACGAAGGCATTCTTTCCATGGCGAAACTCACCGAACACTGGCTTTCTGTCGCGTAAAGCTCTGTTTAAATCAATCGATGATAGTCTGATGCGCCTCGGGATGGATTACGTTGATTTATACCAGATACACCGTTTCGATCATGCAACACCGGTAGAGGAAACAATGGAAGCTCTGCACGACATCGTTAAATCTGGAAAAGTCAGGTATATCGGTGCATCGTCAATGCAAGCCTGGCGTTTTGCAAAAATGCAGCACTGCGCAGACAGCAATGGCTGGACTCGCTTTGTCTCCATGCAACCGCAATACAACCTTCTTTATCGTGAGGAAGAACGTGAGATGCTCCCTCAGTGTCTTGATCAGGGAGTCGGTGTCATTCCATGGAGTCCAATGGCAAGAGGGCGCCTGACACGAGACTGGAGCGAAAATACCTATCGCAGTGAGAATGATGCGTTCGCTATGAAAATGTATCAAAATGCGGCTGAGTTAGATAAACCCATCGTCAACGTCGTCGCTCAAATTGCAGCCAGACATGGGGTACCCCGTGCTCATGTGGCACTCGCCTGGTTATTGTCAAAACCCGTCATCACTGCCCCCATTGTAGGTGCAACTAAACCAGATCATCTCTCTACTGCCATTGGTGCTTTAAACTTCTCTTTGAGTGAGTCTGAAATTGCAGAGCTGGAAGCCCCTTATCTGCCACACCCTGTCGACGGGATCATCCCACCGCTGAGTGACATACCGCCATCGATCACTCCTCCCACAATTGCATAA
- a CDS encoding NAD(P)-dependent alcohol dehydrogenase gives MKTIGYAALSADEKLVPYQFIRRDPKQNDVQIEILYCGVCHSDLHTANGDWGPQPYPLVPGHEIVGVVTAIGNNVKKFKIGDHVAVGCMVDSCMECDQCSKGEEQYCREGMVPTYGAPDRINGDITQGGYSKHIVVREEFVVKIPETMDLAKTAPILCAGITTYSPLKTWNVSKGSRVGIIGLGGLGHMAVKLAVAMGAEVTVISRTKTKEEDAKALGAKGILASSDTSALTLAACSFDLIIDTVPTKHDLNTYTPLLDIDGSLVIVGQIGLMMEPQTLPLVMGRRRVAGSLIGGIAETQEVINFCAENNIYPDCELIKIEEINEAFSRLAQGDMAHRIVIDMSSLN, from the coding sequence ATGAAAACTATTGGTTATGCTGCTCTTTCAGCAGATGAAAAATTAGTTCCTTATCAGTTTATCAGACGCGATCCTAAACAAAATGATGTTCAGATAGAAATTCTATATTGTGGTGTATGTCATTCTGACCTCCATACAGCAAATGGCGATTGGGGTCCTCAGCCTTACCCATTGGTACCTGGTCATGAAATAGTTGGAGTGGTTACAGCAATTGGAAATAATGTTAAGAAATTTAAAATTGGCGATCATGTAGCCGTTGGCTGCATGGTAGACAGCTGCATGGAATGCGACCAATGCTCTAAAGGCGAGGAACAGTATTGCAGAGAAGGAATGGTTCCTACATATGGCGCACCTGATCGTATAAATGGTGATATTACTCAAGGTGGCTACTCTAAACATATAGTTGTACGTGAAGAATTTGTTGTAAAAATTCCAGAAACAATGGACCTGGCTAAAACTGCGCCAATACTTTGTGCAGGCATAACTACTTATTCTCCTTTGAAGACATGGAATGTGAGTAAAGGCAGTCGGGTAGGTATTATCGGACTTGGTGGATTGGGCCATATGGCAGTAAAGCTTGCTGTAGCGATGGGAGCGGAAGTGACAGTCATTAGTCGTACAAAGACTAAAGAAGAAGATGCGAAAGCGTTGGGTGCAAAAGGTATTCTTGCTTCTTCTGATACCAGCGCATTAACTCTGGCTGCGTGTTCGTTCGATTTGATTATTGACACAGTCCCTACTAAGCATGATCTTAATACCTATACTCCGCTTTTAGACATCGATGGTTCTTTAGTTATAGTTGGCCAAATTGGCCTAATGATGGAACCGCAAACATTGCCGCTGGTAATGGGTAGACGCCGGGTAGCTGGATCATTAATCGGTGGGATCGCTGAGACACAAGAAGTTATAAATTTCTGTGCTGAAAATAATATTTATCCTGACTGCGAATTAATTAAAATTGAAGAAATAAACGAAGCATTTTCTCGATTAGCTCAGGGCGATATGGCCCACAGAATTGTAATTGACATGTCATCGCTGAATTGA
- a CDS encoding LysR family transcriptional regulator, whose amino-acid sequence MNNVIYNQIRIFQSIAREGSISAAARKLEITPPSVSKALKLLEQNMGHPLFVRTTRRIELTDSGQQLLDQTSLAMDSLEQALENLRSQTQEPSGLIRITLSRFAYMLILKPAMSEFCQRYPGIQLEISVYDGTINIVEERFDLGIRFGDVLENGVVARQLMKPFREGLYASADYLKTFGVPETPVDLYQHRLIGYRFITNNRILPLILNDRGEQLTVEMPGQLISNDIDVMADGIREGLGIGRLFEPVYQTQPDKEKMIPVMESYWKTYPPVYLYYLKSAGKTKRVKMLIDFLLNKS is encoded by the coding sequence ATGAACAATGTGATTTACAACCAAATACGTATCTTCCAGAGCATTGCGCGCGAAGGAAGCATTTCAGCAGCGGCCAGGAAGCTCGAGATAACACCGCCTTCCGTAAGCAAGGCATTGAAACTGCTTGAGCAAAACATGGGGCATCCACTCTTTGTGCGAACAACCCGGAGAATTGAACTCACAGATTCTGGTCAGCAGCTTCTGGATCAGACGTCTTTGGCGATGGACTCACTGGAACAAGCCTTAGAGAATTTACGAAGCCAAACGCAGGAACCCTCGGGCCTGATCAGGATTACGCTTTCACGGTTTGCATATATGTTGATCCTGAAGCCAGCTATGTCTGAGTTTTGCCAGCGTTACCCCGGTATTCAGCTTGAAATTTCCGTCTATGACGGGACCATAAACATCGTTGAGGAGCGATTTGATCTGGGTATCCGATTTGGCGACGTGCTCGAAAACGGGGTCGTTGCCCGGCAGTTGATGAAACCCTTCCGAGAAGGGCTATATGCGTCTGCGGATTATTTGAAAACCTTTGGGGTACCAGAAACACCAGTGGACTTATACCAGCACCGGCTGATTGGCTACCGCTTTATTACCAACAACCGCATACTGCCATTGATCCTAAATGACAGAGGTGAGCAACTGACAGTGGAAATGCCGGGGCAACTTATCAGCAATGACATAGATGTTATGGCGGATGGAATCCGAGAGGGGCTGGGAATTGGCCGTCTTTTTGAGCCTGTTTACCAGACTCAGCCTGATAAGGAAAAGATGATCCCTGTCATGGAGTCTTACTGGAAAACATACCCCCCTGTTTATCTCTATTACCTCAAAAGCGCGGGGAAGACAAAACGAGTAAAGATGCTCATTGATTTCCTACTCAATAAAAGCTAG
- a CDS encoding SDR family NAD(P)-dependent oxidoreductase — MTKRIWLMTGLSSGFSKEIAQHLLTNGDAVIGTVIDYLCVTDLASKYPLDFHPQIFSEYYEQELSSAIKRIEVSGKHLDALVITDTTVTLGASEFMAPEAVKEQVSVNFTQTILLVNAAIKHFRKQGKGSIIMIGAPEMVKSMPGAGLYFSI, encoded by the coding sequence ATGACAAAACGCATATGGCTAATGACAGGCTTAAGTTCGGGTTTCAGTAAAGAAATTGCACAACATTTACTCACCAATGGTGATGCTGTTATTGGTACAGTAATTGATTACTTATGCGTAACTGACCTTGCTTCAAAATATCCGCTGGATTTTCATCCACAGATATTTAGCGAATATTACGAACAAGAACTATCTTCAGCCATTAAAAGAATTGAAGTTTCTGGAAAGCATCTCGATGCATTGGTGATTACTGACACGACAGTTACTCTGGGTGCCTCAGAATTCATGGCTCCTGAAGCTGTAAAAGAACAAGTTTCAGTAAACTTTACCCAAACTATTCTCTTGGTCAATGCTGCTATCAAGCATTTCCGTAAACAGGGTAAAGGTTCAATCATAATGATTGGTGCTCCAGAAATGGTAAAAAGCATGCCTGGTGCAGGCTTGTACTTTTCTATTTAA
- a CDS encoding SDR family oxidoreductase — protein MTTNKIWLVTGASKGLGLTLTKQLLAAGHKVVATSRSKAGLEKAIGPVSSKFLPLTVDLTNEESVKEAVTEALSHFGHIDVIINNAGFGQTGTIEELSDAEVRNAFDVNVFGMFNVIRAVMPHLRHRRNGQIINISSMAGIKGYIPGWGAYCAAKFAVAGLTEALAAEVKDFSIKVTLVYPGHMRTSFLSDGSVMLPQNPLAEYTSVRKNEEAAKQEMNGHQMGDPEKAAALLIQLHEMDAPPLHYFLGEDVYKAASEKIQVLQESLEEFKSDTLSIGF, from the coding sequence ATGACTACGAACAAAATTTGGCTCGTTACAGGCGCCTCAAAAGGATTGGGGCTCACACTGACAAAGCAGCTCTTGGCTGCAGGCCACAAAGTCGTAGCGACGTCTCGCAGCAAAGCTGGATTAGAAAAAGCGATTGGGCCTGTAAGCAGTAAATTCCTTCCTCTTACGGTAGATTTGACTAACGAAGAGAGTGTCAAGGAAGCGGTGACTGAAGCCTTATCACACTTCGGCCACATTGACGTAATCATCAATAATGCCGGTTTCGGACAAACAGGGACGATTGAAGAACTAAGCGATGCAGAGGTCCGTAACGCTTTTGACGTAAACGTGTTCGGTATGTTTAACGTTATTCGTGCGGTAATGCCGCATTTACGCCATCGTCGAAATGGTCAAATCATCAACATTTCATCAATGGCCGGAATTAAAGGTTACATTCCTGGCTGGGGTGCTTACTGTGCTGCCAAGTTTGCTGTCGCAGGGTTGACGGAAGCACTAGCCGCTGAAGTAAAAGACTTCTCGATTAAGGTCACACTCGTCTATCCTGGCCATATGCGAACCAGTTTTCTGTCTGATGGTTCCGTCATGCTTCCTCAGAATCCGCTAGCCGAATATACCTCGGTGCGGAAAAATGAAGAAGCCGCAAAACAGGAAATGAATGGCCACCAGATGGGTGATCCTGAAAAGGCAGCAGCCCTGCTAATCCAACTGCACGAGATGGACGCCCCTCCCCTGCATTACTTCCTGGGTGAAGATGTCTACAAAGCTGCATCCGAAAAAATACAAGTACTCCAGGAATCACTTGAAGAGTTCAAATCCGATACCCTCTCTATTGGATTTTAA
- a CDS encoding aldo/keto reductase, which yields MNYSHLGRTGLKVSRLCLGTMNFGDVTDEETSFNILDQALEAGINFIDTADVYGTEQTPDIKQGTGLSEEIIGRWINQGGRRDRIVLATKVYQPMGPGPNDRRLSAYHIRKACEDSLRRLKTDHIDVYQMHHIDRYTPWEEIWQAMEILVQQGKVLYVGSSNFAGWDIATAQSVANSRHFLGLVAEQSLYNLAARTVELEVIPACRHFGLGLIPWSPLAGGLLGGVLKKSADGRRARPALARRIEQFRPQLEAFEGLCEDLGESPSDVALAWLLQNPVVTAPLIGPRTVEQLKEALHATTISLSDDSVRCLEEIWTGPGGEAPQAYAW from the coding sequence ATGAACTATTCACATCTCGGTCGCACCGGTCTTAAAGTCAGCCGACTTTGTCTGGGCACCATGAATTTTGGTGACGTCACTGATGAGGAAACCAGTTTCAATATTCTGGACCAGGCACTAGAAGCCGGCATCAATTTTATTGATACGGCAGATGTCTATGGAACAGAACAGACTCCGGATATCAAACAAGGAACGGGTCTTTCTGAGGAAATTATTGGGCGATGGATAAACCAGGGCGGGAGACGGGATCGTATTGTTCTGGCCACAAAGGTTTATCAGCCTATGGGGCCTGGGCCAAATGACAGAAGGCTTTCTGCATACCATATCCGAAAGGCCTGTGAAGATAGCCTGCGAAGATTAAAAACCGATCACATCGACGTATATCAGATGCACCATATTGATCGTTACACGCCCTGGGAAGAAATCTGGCAAGCCATGGAAATTCTCGTGCAGCAAGGCAAGGTCCTTTATGTCGGCAGCAGTAATTTTGCCGGCTGGGACATCGCCACTGCTCAGTCTGTCGCAAATTCCCGCCATTTCCTAGGTCTCGTTGCTGAGCAAAGTTTGTACAACCTTGCTGCCCGTACAGTTGAACTTGAGGTTATACCCGCTTGCCGCCACTTCGGCCTGGGGCTGATTCCGTGGAGTCCTTTAGCTGGAGGACTGCTTGGCGGCGTACTTAAAAAATCTGCGGATGGCCGTCGTGCAAGACCTGCACTTGCTAGACGTATAGAACAGTTCCGCCCTCAGCTAGAGGCTTTCGAGGGATTATGTGAAGACCTGGGGGAATCGCCTTCTGATGTGGCGCTGGCCTGGCTCCTGCAAAATCCAGTCGTTACCGCACCGCTCATAGGCCCACGCACTGTTGAACAGTTAAAAGAAGCGCTTCATGCAACAACGATCTCCTTATCTGATGACAGCGTGCGCTGCCTTGAGGAGATCTGGACGGGACCGGGTGGCGAAGCGCCTCAAGCATATGCCTGGTAG
- a CDS encoding DoxX family protein, which yields MSFFTLVNVLSWLLGLFFLTGAITNAVAPAKIRDDYQRWGYPSWFRYITAILELSAAILIVTNEYKLHGLILALLVMGAAIATLFYYKEFKHAIPAGVVSALCLVVIIAR from the coding sequence ATGTCATTTTTTACACTCGTCAATGTCCTGTCCTGGCTTCTGGGTCTTTTTTTCCTGACGGGCGCAATAACTAATGCTGTGGCACCAGCAAAAATTCGTGATGATTATCAACGCTGGGGATATCCATCCTGGTTTCGATATATCACAGCAATTCTTGAATTGAGCGCAGCCATTCTTATCGTTACTAATGAATATAAGTTACACGGGCTTATTTTAGCGCTACTGGTGATGGGAGCGGCAATCGCCACATTGTTTTACTATAAAGAATTTAAACATGCCATTCCTGCCGGGGTTGTCTCAGCACTTTGTCTGGTTGTAATTATCGCCCGATAA
- a CDS encoding tautomerase family protein → MPHIIIKIVERDEDDKILLSEALCNAMSETLNIEKDKISITIEDIAMDDWVEQVYKPDILGKESILYKKPGYKIPY, encoded by the coding sequence ATGCCACATATCATTATAAAAATCGTTGAGAGAGATGAAGACGATAAGATTTTACTGTCTGAAGCCCTATGTAATGCAATGAGTGAAACATTAAATATAGAAAAAGATAAAATTTCAATAACCATTGAAGACATTGCCATGGACGACTGGGTCGAACAGGTTTATAAACCTGACATCCTAGGAAAAGAATCAATCCTTTATAAAAAACCCGGCTACAAAATACCTTATTGA
- a CDS encoding tyrosine-type recombinase/integrase, which produces MLLQNSPERVSALTFAPGADFSTAVALRRMATANGVTPFYLLAPEVSALLHYMPDRRHHFLFSTLWNTGARIGEACSLTPESFVTDGPRPFIRILSEKVRSRRGRPPKDAVRLAPLADAHYVRQAEVWMASERPKRREPLWHETDETMRNWLKAAVKRSADDGVHFSVPVTPHTFRHALVMHLLYLRQPLKVIQAMAGHKDARSIEVYTRVFALDIAATLQVSFSGEGAVAAAVLRSLPPA; this is translated from the coding sequence ATTCTCCTGCAGAATTCACCAGAACGCGTCAGCGCGCTGACCTTTGCGCCGGGAGCCGACTTTTCGACCGCCGTGGCGCTGCGGCGCATGGCCACGGCGAACGGCGTCACGCCTTTTTATCTGCTGGCCCCGGAGGTGAGCGCGCTGCTGCACTACATGCCGGACCGGCGGCATCACTTTCTGTTCAGCACGCTCTGGAACACCGGCGCGCGGATAGGGGAGGCCTGCAGCCTCACGCCGGAATCGTTTGTGACGGACGGTCCCAGGCCGTTCATCCGGATCCTGTCGGAAAAGGTCCGGAGCCGACGTGGCCGCCCGCCGAAGGACGCGGTCCGCCTGGCCCCTCTCGCCGATGCGCACTACGTGCGCCAGGCCGAAGTCTGGATGGCCAGCGAGCGCCCGAAACGCCGCGAACCACTCTGGCATGAAACTGACGAAACCATGCGTAACTGGCTGAAGGCAGCGGTAAAGCGTTCAGCGGACGACGGGGTGCATTTTTCGGTGCCGGTAACGCCGCATACATTCCGTCACGCCCTGGTCATGCATCTGCTTTATCTCCGGCAGCCGCTCAAGGTCATCCAGGCGATGGCGGGGCATAAAGATGCCCGGTCAATCGAGGTGTATACGCGGGTGTTTGCGCTGGACATAGCCGCGACGCTCCAGGTATCGTTCAGCGGGGAGGGCGCGGTAGCAGCTGCTGTTCTGCGTTCGCTGCCGCCCGCCTGA
- a CDS encoding glucose 1-dehydrogenase encodes MNYNFKDQVALVTGAASGMGLEAAKAFAASGAAVVMADVNFKAVCEAAAELNAKGEQALAVYCDVAKISDVKAMIDEAVAALGRIDFAFNNAGVQSPVAETAIAAPEDYDSVMDVNLRGVWNCMKYELLQMKKQGSGSIVNNSSLGGLVGIAERGIYHASKHGVVGLTKSAGLEYAKQNIRINAICPGIIETPMVSGMLESQSEAMEELMKDVPMGRLGRATEIADAVLWLCSPASSFIIGHALPVDGGFTVR; translated from the coding sequence ATGAATTACAATTTTAAAGACCAGGTTGCGCTTGTCACCGGTGCGGCCTCGGGTATGGGATTAGAAGCAGCTAAAGCTTTCGCTGCATCTGGTGCTGCTGTAGTTATGGCCGATGTCAACTTTAAAGCTGTCTGTGAAGCTGCTGCTGAGTTAAATGCCAAAGGGGAACAAGCCTTAGCAGTTTACTGTGATGTCGCCAAGATAAGTGATGTGAAAGCGATGATAGATGAAGCTGTTGCAGCTCTTGGCCGTATTGACTTCGCATTCAACAATGCTGGCGTACAAAGTCCCGTTGCTGAGACGGCCATTGCTGCCCCAGAAGACTATGATTCTGTTATGGATGTCAATCTCCGCGGGGTATGGAATTGCATGAAATACGAACTCCTTCAGATGAAAAAACAAGGCAGCGGTTCCATAGTCAACAACTCATCCCTCGGAGGTTTGGTCGGCATTGCAGAACGAGGAATTTATCATGCTTCTAAACATGGTGTAGTCGGACTGACTAAAAGTGCCGGCCTGGAATATGCCAAGCAAAACATCCGAATTAATGCTATTTGCCCCGGTATTATCGAGACTCCAATGGTTTCAGGGATGCTTGAAAGTCAGAGCGAAGCCATGGAAGAATTGATGAAGGATGTACCTATGGGTCGCTTAGGACGGGCTACTGAGATTGCAGACGCCGTATTGTGGCTCTGTAGTCCGGCCTCCAGCTTCATCATTGGGCATGCCCTACCCGTTGATGGCGGTTTTACCGTCCGTTAA
- a CDS encoding ATP-binding protein: MKAAKMRQSQASLEDVHYHPSRGIEEGTFAELSTCQWIDKRQNLVITGATGTGKSWLACAFGKQACRYGYPVSFLTATHLYEQIVAANIAGTLPKLRSQLIKSRLLIIDDFGIGGVDLQLGPVLLDIIDQHALQGALIITSQFPTEKWYDLFNDPTVADAILDRVVHKAHFLKLKGDSMRKAKM; the protein is encoded by the coding sequence ATGAAAGCCGCAAAAATGCGGCAAAGTCAGGCCAGTCTGGAGGATGTTCACTACCATCCATCCAGGGGAATTGAAGAAGGAACTTTTGCTGAACTCTCAACCTGTCAGTGGATTGATAAACGGCAAAACTTGGTCATTACCGGCGCAACAGGTACAGGCAAATCCTGGCTGGCCTGTGCCTTCGGTAAGCAGGCCTGCCGTTACGGGTATCCGGTATCATTCCTGACGGCAACACACCTATATGAACAGATAGTCGCGGCGAACATTGCCGGAACACTGCCAAAACTACGATCGCAACTGATAAAAAGCCGGTTACTGATAATTGACGACTTCGGGATAGGTGGGGTTGATCTCCAACTCGGTCCTGTTTTACTGGATATTATAGATCAGCATGCACTTCAAGGGGCACTTATCATAACCAGTCAGTTTCCGACAGAGAAGTGGTACGACCTATTCAATGACCCTACAGTCGCAGATGCCATTCTAGACAGAGTGGTTCATAAGGCCCATTTTTTGAAACTGAAAGGTGACTCGATGCGGAAAGCCAAGATGTAA
- a CDS encoding aldo/keto reductase, producing MQYQPKIALGTWSWGTGFAGGDTVFGNNLTDAEMKDVFDTAMKHGLNLWDTAAVYGMGSSEKALGNFVKTYPREDIILSTKFTPQIADATSTEPVADMLDKSLERLNVKNVDIYWIHNPSDVEKWTPALIPLLKSGQIKQVGVSNHSLEQIKRANSILGAAGYSVGAVQNHFSLLYRSSEEAGILKYCHENNITFFAYMVLEQGALSGRYNAQNPMPSGSGRGDTYNAVLPLLDKLTEAMSVIGAAHNANVAQVAVAWAIGKGTVPIIGATKVHHVNDAAVAMNIQLNDEETLILERLAAETGVDTRGAWEKPMI from the coding sequence ATGCAATACCAACCCAAAATAGCACTGGGAACATGGTCCTGGGGTACTGGATTTGCGGGCGGTGATACCGTATTCGGTAACAACCTCACTGACGCTGAAATGAAGGATGTTTTTGACACAGCAATGAAACACGGCCTTAATCTCTGGGATACTGCCGCAGTTTATGGAATGGGAAGTTCCGAGAAAGCGCTGGGTAACTTTGTCAAAACATACCCACGCGAAGACATCATACTTTCCACGAAATTCACCCCACAGATAGCGGATGCTACATCAACTGAACCTGTAGCCGACATGCTGGATAAGAGCCTTGAAAGGCTCAATGTGAAAAATGTTGATATTTACTGGATCCATAATCCTTCTGACGTAGAGAAATGGACACCCGCGCTCATCCCTCTGCTGAAAAGTGGCCAGATCAAACAGGTTGGTGTTTCAAATCACAGCCTTGAGCAAATCAAGCGGGCTAACAGCATCTTGGGAGCTGCGGGCTATTCGGTCGGCGCTGTCCAAAATCATTTCAGCCTGTTATACCGCTCCTCTGAAGAAGCCGGCATCCTCAAATACTGTCATGAAAATAACATCACCTTTTTCGCCTATATGGTGCTTGAACAGGGCGCATTGAGCGGGCGATACAACGCCCAAAATCCCATGCCTTCAGGAAGTGGCCGTGGTGATACCTACAACGCCGTATTGCCCCTGCTGGACAAATTGACAGAAGCCATGAGTGTGATTGGTGCAGCCCATAATGCCAATGTAGCTCAGGTCGCTGTTGCCTGGGCAATCGGAAAAGGAACGGTACCCATCATCGGTGCCACTAAAGTTCACCATGTTAATGATGCGGCTGTTGCAATGAATATTCAGCTCAATGATGAGGAAACACTCATACTGGAACGCCTGGCAGCAGAGACCGGTGTTGATACGCGCGGGGCATGGGAAAAACCTATGATTTAG
- a CDS encoding helix-turn-helix domain-containing protein, whose protein sequence is MSLKQPGDKIMMEYHFTIVETLIDWIDKNLSESLQIDDIAEKSGFSKWYLQRIFLRVTSRNIAEFIRDSRLNKAAVDLANTNDHLIEISMRYGYETQQSFSRAFKSKFDIPPGRYRKKHSSSYFSKVNSL, encoded by the coding sequence ATGTCTTTAAAACAGCCAGGAGATAAAATAATGATGGAATACCATTTTACTATTGTAGAAACTCTCATTGACTGGATTGATAAAAATTTAAGCGAATCACTACAGATTGATGATATAGCTGAAAAGTCTGGATTTTCAAAATGGTATTTGCAGCGTATTTTTCTCAGGGTTACTAGTCGAAACATTGCTGAATTCATACGAGACTCACGATTAAATAAAGCTGCTGTCGATTTAGCAAACACAAATGATCATTTGATAGAAATTAGCATGCGCTATGGATATGAAACACAGCAATCATTCTCTCGAGCCTTCAAAAGCAAATTTGATATTCCTCCTGGGCGATACAGGAAAAAACATTCCTCATCCTATTTCTCTAAAGTTAACTCACTCTAA
- a CDS encoding helix-turn-helix domain-containing protein: MLPSIQVIPSGICREYFIQLRKKALAVYIRETKLTHAASDLISGKDSISNISFIDGFDSQQSFTRSFIKLYNTSPSSYRRMNYVKDAVSRKNVKYNKA, encoded by the coding sequence ATGTTGCCAAGCATTCAGGTTATTCCAAGTGGCATTTGCAGAGAATATTTCATTCAGTTACGAAAAAAAGCACTTGCTGTTTATATCCGGGAAACCAAACTCACGCATGCCGCTTCTGATTTAATTAGTGGAAAAGATAGCATCTCAAACATTTCTTTTATAGATGGGTTTGATTCTCAGCAATCATTCACCCGCTCTTTTATCAAGTTATACAACACCTCCCCCTCATCTTATCGACGCATGAATTACGTAAAAGATGCAGTCAGCCGTAAAAATGTCAAATACAATAAGGCATGA